The Arcanobacterium pinnipediorum genome includes the window TTATGGTTGCATGTAGTGATACGACTACTACATAAGGGAGACGCGTGAGCGATTATAAAACTCGGCCGACTCGCCGCGAATTGCGGCTTGCGCGTCTAGCCGAAGAAGCCCGTCAGTCCTGCACAGACACCGCTTCGCGAACAACGGTCGTGATGGCCGTTCCTGAAGATCTGCACTCTGGCGATCATGCCGGCGATCTTCCTGAACTTGACAGCAATACCTTTGCTATGGACAACGCGCACGGTGTTGATGAACAGCGTCGGGTGCGTGTTCCGCAGCTCTATGCTTCCTTGCGTCATTTTTGGCATCAATCAAAAAACCGTCGCGCGTTTGCATCGGCCTCCTGCGCCTTTGTTATTGCTATCGGAGGCGGATTAGCTCTGGGATCGTATGGATTTGAGACCCATGCCCAGGCAAACTCAGCGGAAGGGGAGTTCGCTGGAGAAGAAATCGATCACAGCCAGACTCCAGCCACCTTGCGCTCCCTTTCTGGTGCGGCTGATTCAGCGCGCTTTAAGGCTTACCAGGAGCAATTCTCCGGCCATGCAGTAGTGTGCGAAACTGTGTCCAGCGCCAATTCGTTGACGGCGTTTGCGCGCAACGATCTCGATAAATTTATTCATCCACTCGCCGCTGGAACCTTTAGTGAAGCTTCGCCATTTGGGTGGCGAATCCACCCCATCTACGGCACATCTACGCTGCACGAAGGCGTTGATTTTTCAGCAGCTTTGGGTACACCGATCTATGCCATTGCAGATGGAAAAGTCGTCTTTTCTGGCTCCAGTTCGATAACGTTTGGCGATCCGGTAGTCATTATCGAACACGAAATCAATGGTGAGAAATTCACGTCGTGGTATTTACATTCTTACGCCTCTGGTATCCATGTTAGCGAAGGCGATAGTGTGCGAATGGGAGACCACATCGCCGACGTCGGAAATGCTGGTCGTTCTACCGGTCCTCATCTACATTTTGAGATTCACCCGGGTGCGTTCAGTGGTTTTGATGGCCCTGGCCCGGTAGATCCCATGACATTTATGAAGGAAAAAGGCGCAGTCGATATTAACGACGTCTGCGGAGCACGCTAGGGGCCATGGCAGATAATCTGTGGAAGTATGGCAATGCTTTAGAAAAGCCCATCGTTATTGCTCATCGTGGTGGCGGGCTTGAAGCTCCAGAAAACACCTATCATGCCTTTTCGCGGCTGAGTGCTCTTGAGGTTGGCTACATTGAGACCGATGTGCATAGCACCAAAGATGGTGTTGCAGTTGTTATCCACGATCCAGTTCTTGATCGGGTCTCTAATGGTCGTGGCTTAGTTAGCCATCATACGTGGGATGATGTGAAGAAACTTCGCGATCATTGTGGCGCTCCATTGATGCGTCTAGATGAAACACTCACGCAGTTTCCCGATATGGTCTTTAACATTGACGCCAAGGAGGATCGGGTTGTTGAACCGCTGATCTGTGCAATCACGCAGGCTCGCGCATTCGATCGAGTTTCTTTGGCCTCATTTTCGGAACGACGGCTGGCTAAGTTGCGTCAAAGATTGCCCGGAACACCATCTTCGCTCGGTGTTTCAGCAGTTGCGAAACTTCTATTAGCGGCTAAGTCTACTGGGAAAATACGTAGCGCGTTGTTACGCACCTTGCCAACTATCGACGACGGCGTCCAGGCAGTTCAGGTTCCCTCTTCGTTTCGGGGGATAAAGATTGTTGATAAGAACTTCATTGAGTTGGCTCATGAGCGAGATTGGGCGGTCCATGTGTGGACGGTCAATGATGAGCGCCAAGCGCGTCAGCTCATGGAACTGGGAGTAGATGGGATCATTACCGATATCCCTACTTCGATTCGCAACGTATTGTAGAGTGCTTCGGATTAGATCTGGACCAGTAGCGGCCTTCTGCTGAGCAGGCACGTACTATAGGCCACTGGCGACGATGGTGATATCGCCGTAGCTGCTGACGGAGTGGCGTTTGTGGCATTAGTCTTTTATGTCCATCTTGAAGGATTAAATTGTTGGCTTGATGTGTTTAGATTCACCTAATCTGCAGGTAGTAAGAGCTGAGCTTAGGGTAGCCTTAGCTATGTTCTGTAAGGAAATTGCAGAACGGCACATATTCCCTAAACAGAGGAGAGCAACACATGTTGCGAATTCGCCCAGCTTCGGTATCGGCACTAGCTGCTATATTTCTAACCCTTAGTGCGTGTAGCACTCCGGCAGATAATAATGCAGAACCATCTCAGCCTGAATCACAGGCTAAGGTTAGCGAAGAACTCAAGCCCACTGAAGAACCCCTGGTCATTTACTCTGGCCGCAACGAGAAACTCGTCGCTCCGCTCATGGAAGAATTCACCAAAGATACCGGAGTTAAAGTCGACATCCGCTATGCCGGAACCCCGGAACTTGCTGCTCAGCTTCTTGAAGAAGGCGAAAAGACCCCTGCGCAAGTCTTCCTTTCCCAGGATGCAGGAGCACTTGGCCTGATTTCAGGGGCAGACATGTTTGCGCCTCTCGACAAGTCAGTAACTGAGAAAGTTGCACCAGAATATACCTCCCATGATGGCTCCTGGGTTGGCCTAACCGGCCGTGCACGAGTCATGGCTTACGACTCTGAAAAGCTCACGGCAGATGAGGTACCAGCAGACGTTTTCGAACTTACAGATCCTAAGTGGAATGGCAAGGTTGGAATTGCCCCTACTAACGCCTCTTTCCAATCCTTTGTTACGGCAATGCGCGTTATGGAGGGTGAAGAAAAAACCGAGAAATGGCTAACTGACCTCAAAGCTAACAACGTGCAAACTTTTGCGAAGAATGGCGAAATTCTTGAAGCTGTGAATAATGGGGCAGTTGAAATTGGCTTGATCAACCACTACTACTGGGCACGTTCGGAACAGGACCCGAAAACTCTGCGTGCACAGCTGAAATTCGGTAAGCCCGGATCTGTTACCGCACTCGTGAACGTAACCGGTGTTGGCATTCTTAAAAAGGCTGCAGATAACCCTAATGCCCAAATCTTTGTTGATTA containing:
- a CDS encoding M23 family metallopeptidase; this translates as MSDYKTRPTRRELRLARLAEEARQSCTDTASRTTVVMAVPEDLHSGDHAGDLPELDSNTFAMDNAHGVDEQRRVRVPQLYASLRHFWHQSKNRRAFASASCAFVIAIGGGLALGSYGFETHAQANSAEGEFAGEEIDHSQTPATLRSLSGAADSARFKAYQEQFSGHAVVCETVSSANSLTAFARNDLDKFIHPLAAGTFSEASPFGWRIHPIYGTSTLHEGVDFSAALGTPIYAIADGKVVFSGSSSITFGDPVVIIEHEINGEKFTSWYLHSYASGIHVSEGDSVRMGDHIADVGNAGRSTGPHLHFEIHPGAFSGFDGPGPVDPMTFMKEKGAVDINDVCGAR
- a CDS encoding glycerophosphodiester phosphodiesterase encodes the protein MADNLWKYGNALEKPIVIAHRGGGLEAPENTYHAFSRLSALEVGYIETDVHSTKDGVAVVIHDPVLDRVSNGRGLVSHHTWDDVKKLRDHCGAPLMRLDETLTQFPDMVFNIDAKEDRVVEPLICAITQARAFDRVSLASFSERRLAKLRQRLPGTPSSLGVSAVAKLLLAAKSTGKIRSALLRTLPTIDDGVQAVQVPSSFRGIKIVDKNFIELAHERDWAVHVWTVNDERQARQLMELGVDGIITDIPTSIRNVL
- a CDS encoding iron ABC transporter substrate-binding protein, whose translation is MLRIRPASVSALAAIFLTLSACSTPADNNAEPSQPESQAKVSEELKPTEEPLVIYSGRNEKLVAPLMEEFTKDTGVKVDIRYAGTPELAAQLLEEGEKTPAQVFLSQDAGALGLISGADMFAPLDKSVTEKVAPEYTSHDGSWVGLTGRARVMAYDSEKLTADEVPADVFELTDPKWNGKVGIAPTNASFQSFVTAMRVMEGEEKTEKWLTDLKANNVQTFAKNGEILEAVNNGAVEIGLINHYYWARSEQDPKTLRAQLKFGKPGSVTALVNVTGVGILKKAADNPNAQIFVDYMLSDKAQDYFLEKTFEYPLLKGAKSPANVPALNELGGPDVKLSELSSLNETIELLTKVGML